The following proteins are encoded in a genomic region of Arachis ipaensis cultivar K30076 chromosome B02, Araip1.1, whole genome shotgun sequence:
- the LOC107625567 gene encoding mitochondrial import inner membrane translocase subunit TIM14-3, with protein sequence MATPFFAGLAVAAAAYAGRYSIQAWQAFKARPPRMRKFYEGGFYAAMTRREAALILGVREHTPTDKVKEAHRRVMIANHPDAGGSHYLASKINEAKDVLLGKTKGGGSAF encoded by the exons ATG GCCACACCTTTTTTTGCAGGGCTTGCTGTAGCTGCTGCTGCCTATGCTGGTAGATATAGTATTCAGGCTTGGCAAGCGTTCAAGGCGAGACCACCTAGGATGCGTAAATTTTATGAAGGTGGTTTCTATGCTGCCATGACTAGGAGGGAAGCAGCTCTCATACTTGGTGTTAG AGAACACACTCCCACGGATAAGGTTAAAGAAGCACATAGGAGGGTGATGATTGCAAATCATCCAGATGCGGGTGGCAGCCATTACCTGGCATCCAAAATCAATGAAGCAAAGGATGTGTTgcttggaaagacaaagggtggtgGTTCAGCATTTTGA